The nucleotide window GCCGTCCTGGCCATCTTCCTCGGGTTCACCGTCATGTCGATCGTCGTGTTCGACCTGGCCCGGACGTTCCGCACGTACGACTACAAGAGCTACATGCAGGCGATCATCTGGAAGGGCTGGCCCCTGTTCGACGTGCTGTTCATCGTGATGGCGACCGTCGTCATCGCGGTGATGGCCTCCGCCGCGGGGTCGATCATGGAACAGACGCTCGGCATCCCCTACATGGCCGGCATCGTCGCCATCATCGCTGTCGTCGGCGTGCTCACCTACTTCGGCGCGAGCCTCATCGAGCGGTTCAAGACCGTCGGGACGGGCTTTCTCTATCTCGCCTATGTGATCTTCGGCGTCGTCGTCCTCTCGACCGTCTGGGGTGACGTGACGAACGTGCTGGCGGCCGGGAACACGTCCTACGTCGACGACGCGAGCACCGGCGCGGTGCTCCAGTCGGGTGCCCTCTACGTCGGCTACAACCTGGCGATCTTCCCGGCGGTGTTCTTCGTCCTCCACCGCCAGGAGACGCGCAAGGAGACGATCGTCTCCGGTTTGCTCGCCGGCACCATGATGACGCTCCCGTTCCTGCTCACCTACCTCTGCCTGATGGGCTTCTACCCGAACGAGTCGGTGATGGGCGCGGAGGTGCCGTGGCTCCCGATGCTGGGGAGCGTCGGCGGCCCCCTGCTGATCGGCTTCTACGGCGTCGTCATCGGCTGGACGCTCGTCGAGACGGCCGTCGGGGCCATCCACGCCATCATCCACCGCGTCGACAGCGACCTCGAGGAGATCGACGCCGGGCGGTTCGAGAAGGTCGACGGCCTCACGCCGCTCCAGAGCGGGGCGATCGGCGTCGGCATCCTCGTCACGGCGACGCTGCTCTCCCAGTTCGGCATCATCGCGCTCGTCGCGGAGGGGTACACCATCATGGCGTACTTCTTCATCGCGCTGTTCGCGGTGCCGACGCTCACGGTCGGCCTCGTCCGCCTGTTCGACCCGGACTGGAAGCGCGAGTTCTGGAGTCGCGCGTAGGGGCGAGCACCTCCGTTTTCGGCTCCGCGTTCCTCGTTAAACGTGGTTCTCGGACGGAATTTCCGGACGAACTGTTTTATCTGGGTGAGACGTATTAGCACGTCATGGCTCAGCCGTCGACCGACATCGCGAGGGAGGCGACGTGTCTCCGGCTGGTCCTAGACATCTGGCACCCCGACTGCTGGACGCTCGAGGTCACCGAGCGGACGGACGCGGGACTGCTCGGCCACGGCGTGTACGAGGTCGACGGGCTCGCGACCGGGCGGTTCACCGCGTTCGGCGACACGACCGCCGCGGTCGCAGAGTTGATCGACGCCGTCGACGCCTCGCCGCTCACGACCTCCGTCCGGACGGTCCCGAGCGGACACCGCTCCTCGTCGGGCGGAACCGGCGCCGACGTCGCCCCCGGAAACGCCACACGCGGCCTGCTGGTCGCCTACGAGGAGGCCAACAGCATCACGACGTCGCTAGTCTCCCGCGGGCTCATCCCCGACGCCCCGGTGCGCATCCGCGACGGCTGCGAGCGGTGGGCGGTGCTGACGGACGAGCGTCGCGACGCGGTCCGCGCCCTGCTCGACGAGGTGCGGGCGGAGGCCGACGCCGAGGTGGACGTGGTCCGCATAACGTCGCCCGAGGCGGGGGCGACGCCGCTGTTCCCCGAGGACTCCCTCTCGGATCGCCAGCGGGAGGTGTTCGAGGTCGCCCGCGAGCGGGGCTACTACGAGCGACCGAGGGGGGTTTCGGCTGCAGACCTCGCAGCGGAGCTCGGCGTCTCGAAGGCGACGGTGCTCGAACACCTGCGGAAGGCGGAGTCGAAGCTGCTCGATCCGTCGTGAGCCCGATATTAAATCATCTCAGTCCAATTAGCCGTGACGGTTCTTGGAGGACGTTTGTAACCATCTCGTAGCACGTTCAGCGCTCACAGGGTTCATCTCGACAGATCTCCACCTTCTCGACTTCTCGCAATCGCTAGTGGTATCTCGGACCAGACCCGGCAAGTTCAGCCGAAGGTTGATGTCCACCGACCGATCGCTGGCACATAGACACTCGTAGTTCCGCTGGAACGCTCGCTGATCTGGAGATGATGGGACTCGTAGATACTTGGATCGAGTCCCGTGGTCAGGATGGTCGCGTCAAGCAGGTCGCGACGCCATTCGACCCACCGTGGGTCAAGGACGTGGTCAGTGAGTACGTCGAACGGGTGGATAAAGTGACTGCGGAGGATTGCTAGGCGACGAATAAGTTCACTTCTCACCAATACCGTCTATTCGTTGTCACATGCCGTCTTCCGAAATTCGTTAAACAACTCTGGATGATGTTCTGAAAGCACGGCGATGTCCTCCGGCAATTCCTCCCGAATGCGACTTCGGACGCGAGAAATCGCCTGATATCGTTTACTTTCGTCATTTGGATCATCACTCTTCCGGACACCCGTGCTCCGGTCGAGCTTCTCGCCTTTAAGGTACGCCTTGAGTTCTGCCTCGAGATCGTCGGGAATCCAAACTGAGATCGTCTCCATGCTTTTGCTATGTATTCCTTGTGGACAGGCGCGTCGGTCCCTCCATAGGTTAACTCGAAAGCTAAATATCTAGTTTTATTCAGTTGTACGAATTCGGCAAGCAGATCGCGGCTTTCGGATCATCCATCATTGGGGGAATCACCATCGTCGAGGGTGTCGAGGTCGTCTGGTACCGAGCCCTTGGTTGGGTCATGCACGATGTACCCTTCCTCCTTCGCGACCTCGGCGAACGCCCCGTCGTGTGTCCACAACCGTTCGATTCCGTAGCGTTCCATCGCGGCGAGTACGGTCGCGTCCCGGCCGCCGATGCCGGCGTTCGGGTACTCGTGGAGGAGATCCGCTCCCATCTCGACGTCCGCCGTGGTCAGATCGGCGACCGTCGTATCGCGCAGCGAGAGGAACTCGCCTACCGTGCTCCCGCTCTCAGCAAGCGTGTTCGCCAGGTAGTGGACGACCTCCATCTGGAGCACGGTCGTCGTGAACAGTGGTTCCGTCGCGAGGAGCGCGTCGACCTGTGGCGCCACGTCTTCGTGTTCCGGGAGGTCAGCGTCGAGGTAGTACACCCAGACGTTTGCATCGAGACAGAACATCACCCGGGGAGGTCGCTCGTCCAGACACGCTTGAGATCCGCGGGGTCGATCCGCTCTACTGGTCGCTTGCGCGTGTCCGCGTTGACGCAGCCGCGGAGGCGATTTCGAGCTTCCTCTCGGACGACGTGCGGACGAACGCGAATGCTCCCGTCCTCGAGTTCGACGATCACCTCTTCCCCGGGTTCGAGTCCGAGACGGTCACGGAGTTCCTTGGGGAGCGTGATTCGCCCCTTCTCGTCGATCCGGCGGTCGGTGCTCATATTCCCACCTTGGTGGGAATTCGGGATAATGGTTTCGTCGATCGTCACGACCAATTCTCGCGGGTCGCTACTCCTCCTTCTCGTCACGACCCCCGGCTGACCGGGAGTCAGCTTGCTCATCCGAGTCGGTCGCATCGGCAGGCAGTTCGGGCGGTTCGAGGAGCTTCACGAGGAGTCGACCGAACCTCGTGCCAGCGGCTCGTTCACCGAGCGTGACAGAACCGTCGAGTCCGCGCTTGAGTGCCGATTCACGCCAGTACGGCGTCACCCGGTCGACGAGCCGATCGAGCAGTCGGACGATCGGGCCGACCGTCCACGTCTCCCGGAGGTCGATGACGACGACCTCCGGTTCGGGTTCCTTCGTCAGCCACCGATAGCCGGAGGAGTTCCTGACGACCGTCGAGAGCCACCGCGTCGCCCTGCTCGTCCGCGAGTCGTCCCGCAAGGGGGCACGGAGCGTCCGAACGACTCGTGAGCCCTCGAGTACCCGTGTGAGGATGCCGTCGCCGTGGTCGTGCGTCGACGAGGTGTCGGTCATGGTTTGATCACGTAGAGACGACGGTCGCCTCGACGGTGATGCTCCCGAGGTCGAGGACTACGGTGTTCCCCTGCTGGATGGTCCGGCCCTTGAACGTGAGCCCGGTCGACGTCTCGCGGACCGAGAGGTCGGCCGTGACCGTGAGGTCCTGCTTCGTCGGGTGCTCGCGCTCGTAGATGTTCCCGTCGTCGCTGGTGAGCACGACCGTCGCGCTCTCGCGCTCGACGTTCGTGAGGCGGGCGAGCGTCTCCCCGCTCGCCGTCTCGGTCATGCCCGACTGGATGGAGGTGGCGAGTTCCTGCGGGACGTCGGTGAGCCGGAGGGTGACAGTCCGGGTGGCCTCCTCGCCGCGGGGTTCCGTCGCGCCGACGCGTTCGAGCTCGCCAGTGAGCGCGTAGTCGCTCGTCCGGAAGGGAATGGAGGCGTTGGGTCGGAGGATCGTGCCCGCGAACGTCGCACCGTCGCCGGTCTCGCGGGCCTGGAGGGTGAGCCCGAGGAGGACGCGCTTCCGGTCGGGGTTGGCGGTCCCGTAGACGTGGACCGACTCGACCGTTCCGAGGGTGCGCTCGCGGAGGGTGAAGGCGTCGCCCGCCTGGATGCTCGAGGCGGTCTCGGCGTCGACGGTGGTCGAGAGCAGCACCTGGCGTTCCGCGGTCGGGATGGCCTGCCCGTCGCCCAGGGCCGTGATGGTGCCGCTCACCTCGTACGTGTCGGTGACTAGTTCGAGCGTGCGGCCGAGACGTGGGGGTGCGCCGTCGTAGGAGATGGCGTTAGACTGGGTGTCATCGGTGTCCGCGGTCTCCCCCCGGAGTTCGACTCTGAGGAGGGCGTTGGTGCCGTTGGCTCCCTGTTGTGGTTGGATGTGGACGTCGGTGACGGTGAGTTCGGCGGTTCCATCGGGCGAGTAGGTGTCGCCCTCGTTCAGCTGGGCGACGAGGTAGTCCGGCTGGGTGCCCAGATCGAGCGTCGCGTGGGTGGTGGCGAAGTCCGGTTCGGTCGGTTCGGCGTCCGGTTGGAGGACGAAGGCGGCGCCCGCCGTGACGACGGCGAGGACGAGGAGGACGGCGAGGGCGTCGACGACGTTGACGAGGCCGAAGAGGTTGCCCTCGTCGTCTATGAGGGGCATGGTGTTCCACCCGGTTCGGTCATCTTTCGGAACGACCTCGGGGCATGACAAAGGGGTTGCGACTTGTGAATGGGTCTGGTCCGTTACTCACTCGCCAGCACAGACTGTTGTCAAATGGGGGCTCTTTGTGCTCGTGGGCTCTCTCTAATCTCGGCGCGTGTGAATTCCTGGCCACGACTGGATCCATACTCGCATTTGAGGCTGGAGATCCGGCAAAAAGCGATCTCCAGCGTTCTCAATCCATCACTTGCTATCCATAATCGGCCAAATCCTCCGCAAGGGAACACCCCTCCCGTCGTGAGGGGACGAACTAGGAGGGTTTCGCTCAACAGTGCCTACCAGTGGCCTGTTGACTATCCCGGTAATCTTGATCCGACAAGCGTTCTCCGACCTGTTTGGCTGATATGTGCTCAGCGCAGGTCGGTCCAGTTACCTCGTTAGTTTTCCAAACACGGTTGCCTGCATGCGATTTTGGTCACACGGAACGGACATCTCGATCGGACGTGTCGCTTGCATCGTCTGGCGAACAGTCTTGTGATTTTCGTCGCCCAGTCGGGTGTTGTGTGCTCTCCGTGGGGGTTGCTGGTGTAATTACACTCGGCTACTGTTCCTAGCTCGGTCCTCATCCCTGGGAACGTTGCTACTTGCGGGGCGTTCGACCGATTATGGACACCCCATTAGCGGCGCTGTGTTGCTGAGAGCTGTTCTACACCATTCTCGTAGTACTAATCCGAGTTTGGATCTTCTCGTGTTGAGTTCCTCGATTGGGTGAGTTCATCCAGATTCCAATGGATACCGGAAACCCTCCCATGGCATCGCACCTTCTCGCGGGTCACTGGCCTGATGGGTTTCCGCATGTACTAGTACGAACACCGCGTGGGTACCTGGTGGACGATCGCCTGAGAGTCGGTGGCGGCCGGGGCGGTGTTGCTGGCAATGCGACACGCGGAAATCGAGCGCTCGCCGACGCGCGTCTGGGCGGCCGCCAGGGTGGCACGCTGTGCGGTCGGAAATGGCTCCGACCCGTCCGGATGGCCCGGTGGGAAGGGGAGCGAGGCGACCTGCACGGGCCGTGGCGGGTCGGTGCAGAGCGCCGACAACATCCGATCCTCAATCTACCGGTCCCGTCAACCCCGACGAGTAGACGTACTAGCTCCCTAGTCGTGTTGCCGGTGGGCTGGGTGACACCCGTCTGCCAAGTGAACGAATGTGGCTGTCAGCGCTCGGGTCGCGGGGCAGTCTCGTATCGGTTGATGTCCCCCGTCTTCTCCACTCGGTCGTAGATCTGTCGGAGCGTGTCTCGTGCCCGGAGGAGCTTGTGCTCCCCGAGGAACTGCCGACCACTCGCACTGATCCCGTAGAACTTGTACGGCAGATCGTTCTGCCGCCGGTCTTCGGGGAGGAGCACTTCCTCGACGATGCCGGCGTCGACGAGCCGCTGGAGGTGCTGGCGAATCGTCGTCTGGCTCTTGCTCGGGTTGACGTAGTCGAGTTCCTTCAACGTCGGTAGTTCCGACGGGTGCCCGAGGATGTCCTGGAGGAGCGAGAACCGCGTCTCCTGGGTGACGACGTTGAGCCGCTCGCGAACGGACTCCAGGTCGCTTGGCGGGTGATCGGACGTACTCATTATCGCTCTATTCGGGTAGTGTGTGCAAAAGCGTTTCGCTCAAATACGAATCGGTGTAGGGCGATACGGTCGACGATGTGGTCGCCACATTGAAGCAGGGGACGGGAGAATTCCGGCCGAATGAGTGAGGAGTCGGTCACCGTCGACGAACTCGCGGAGAGAGCGCACGAGTATCTCCACGAGGCCTCACTCACGCCAGCGGAGTACGAAGCGCTCAAACAGAGTGTCGCGGAGCTCGCGCCGATTTTCTCGGCTGAGCGTTCGTACTTCGTCCTCGGCAGCTACGGGCGACCCGAAATCCGCCGTCTCCAACTCGTAAAAGACCGCCTCAACCGGCAGCCCGACGCGTACGCGTTTCTGATGGTCGACATTCGGAGCGAGTGGACGAACACCTACCTCAAGTTCCGGCTGCTCGCCGACTACACGGACGTCATCGTGGGTGTTGCCGAACACGGTCAGGGCGGCTTCCTCGTCGAGCAAGGCTACTTCACCGCCCTCGAGACGTATTTCGCGAAGACCCACGTGTTCAAACGCGAATACGACACGGTGGATGCGGACGCGATCGACACGGCCATCGATATCGACAACCCGTATAGCGGAATGCAGACGGCAATCTTCGAGATGCTCGACGATGCTGGCCGTCTCTGTCGGTGGGCGACCGAGGACGACCTCGTCGAGTGTGCCGAGGTCCTCTCGTGAGTAATTCGGATTAACAGTGGATCGAGACGAGTCGGCAACCCACACCCCCACGTTTCCGTCGTTTCTCACGAAGTCATTGTTACCACTGGACGCGGGAACGAGGAGATCTGGAGACGCTCATCCAGCGTAGCCGTTGTTGCTCCGGAAGGGCAGAAGGAGGAGCGCCTCGTACGAATCGTTTCGATCGGCCGGTTGAATGCGATGGCGAACAGGTATTCAGAGACGATGGACAGGCGAACGCCCCCGTGTGCGAATTGACGTCGGATCGACACAGGGATTCGTGCGGGGCGCCGTGGATCGTCGCGCTACTCGCTGGAAAAGAGATTCGCCAAATTGGTGACTATGTTGTGGTGTGGCATCCGCAGCCCGGAGCAGGTCTCGAAAGCCCCCGGCGTCTGCGCTCGCGCGACCCGCGCTGCGCTCCTCGCTCCGCTGCGGTGCTTGCGGGACCGGGCGTCGCGCAGACGCCGGCCCCTTTCAGTCCCACCCGGATCTCCTGTGTCGCCCACTCATGCGGTGTTCGACCCGATGCACAGATCGAATGGATCGCCCAGTTCGCGACCACAGTCGGCGTCGCGTTGACTGCGGCGTTTCGGGAGACTCGAGGAGGTCATCTCGGCCATCGGCACGGGACGGCTATCAATCCACGACTCAGTAGAACTTCCCGTAGGCCACGGACAACGTCGCTCGGTGGCGGCTCACCTATGGTGGGTTCTCCGCGTCGTTGATCCCCTCGAACGTTCCGTGGGTGTAGGCATATCGCCATCGGTGGAGAACCGCTCGTGTGACGAGCGATACCTCGGACACGGTGATGCACGATGGCTCGACCGGGCGGCTGGGGGCGTCCGGCGGCGGATGGAAGTGCCGTGCCGGTGCGTCGGGTTTTGGGTGACGGTCAAATCGAAAATTCCTGTTTCGTTCGTCCGTGTAGTGGATGGCGTAGTTGCTAGTCAGGCTCCACCGCACGTCCACCCGGGCTGTCGATGCGTCTCCGACCCCATCGGAGAGGTCGATCGAGAGCGTCTGTGGGTTCACCGGGTCGTCAAGCGACGCCGTCCCGACCAGTGGTTCCAGCTCCACGACTAAGTCCCGAATCTCGCGCAACGCCCTGGCGTCGATGGGGCCGAACACCTCGGCATGGTCCTGTGGCGTGGGCTGTCCCTCCTCCTCGTCGGTCATCCGACGATGGACGCCCCGTCGGTGCCGTCCTCGTCCGTGTCCGACCCGGTGAGGTGGCCCGAGCGGGTCGCTTCGCCGATCGCGAGCGCCGCTTGTGCGAGCGCCACGTTGCGGCGGGTCGTTTGCCACTCGGTGAGGACCGTGCCGTGGTCGCTATCGGCATCAGCGACGTCCAGCTCACGGGCGAACTCCTCGGGTGACTCGACGCCGTACTCCTCGCGCCACTCCTGGAGTGCTGCT belongs to Halorarum halophilum and includes:
- a CDS encoding helix-turn-helix domain-containing protein: MAQPSTDIAREATCLRLVLDIWHPDCWTLEVTERTDAGLLGHGVYEVDGLATGRFTAFGDTTAAVAELIDAVDASPLTTSVRTVPSGHRSSSGGTGADVAPGNATRGLLVAYEEANSITTSLVSRGLIPDAPVRIRDGCERWAVLTDERRDAVRALLDEVRAEADAEVDVVRITSPEAGATPLFPEDSLSDRQREVFEVARERGYYERPRGVSAADLAAELGVSKATVLEHLRKAESKLLDPS
- a CDS encoding YkvI family membrane protein yields the protein MARTTDSADDRDQRTISIFARLLRGRFGSIVLPAIILQSLLIGGGYASGREVVAYGAKFGSAGLLAVLAIFLGFTVMSIVVFDLARTFRTYDYKSYMQAIIWKGWPLFDVLFIVMATVVIAVMASAAGSIMEQTLGIPYMAGIVAIIAVVGVLTYFGASLIERFKTVGTGFLYLAYVIFGVVVLSTVWGDVTNVLAAGNTSYVDDASTGAVLQSGALYVGYNLAIFPAVFFVLHRQETRKETIVSGLLAGTMMTLPFLLTYLCLMGFYPNESVMGAEVPWLPMLGSVGGPLLIGFYGVVIGWTLVETAVGAIHAIIHRVDSDLEEIDAGRFEKVDGLTPLQSGAIGVGILVTATLLSQFGIIALVAEGYTIMAYFFIALFAVPTLTVGLVRLFDPDWKREFWSRA
- a CDS encoding AbrB/MazE/SpoVT family DNA-binding domain-containing protein, producing MSTDRRIDEKGRITLPKELRDRLGLEPGEEVIVELEDGSIRVRPHVVREEARNRLRGCVNADTRKRPVERIDPADLKRVWTSDLPG
- a CDS encoding helix-turn-helix transcriptional regulator, which produces MSTSDHPPSDLESVRERLNVVTQETRFSLLQDILGHPSELPTLKELDYVNPSKSQTTIRQHLQRLVDAGIVEEVLLPEDRRQNDLPYKFYGISASGRQFLGEHKLLRARDTLRQIYDRVEKTGDINRYETAPRPER
- a CDS encoding DUF4330 family protein gives rise to the protein MPLIDDEGNLFGLVNVVDALAVLLVLAVVTAGAAFVLQPDAEPTEPDFATTHATLDLGTQPDYLVAQLNEGDTYSPDGTAELTVTDVHIQPQQGANGTNALLRVELRGETADTDDTQSNAISYDGAPPRLGRTLELVTDTYEVSGTITALGDGQAIPTAERQVLLSTTVDAETASSIQAGDAFTLRERTLGTVESVHVYGTANPDRKRVLLGLTLQARETGDGATFAGTILRPNASIPFRTSDYALTGELERVGATEPRGEEATRTVTLRLTDVPQELATSIQSGMTETASGETLARLTNVERESATVVLTSDDGNIYEREHPTKQDLTVTADLSVRETSTGLTFKGRTIQQGNTVVLDLGSITVEATVVST
- a CDS encoding type II toxin-antitoxin system VapC family toxin, encoding MFCLDANVWVYYLDADLPEHEDVAPQVDALLATEPLFTTTVLQMEVVHYLANTLAESGSTVGEFLSLRDTTVADLTTADVEMGADLLHEYPNAGIGGRDATVLAAMERYGIERLWTHDGAFAEVAKEEGYIVHDPTKGSVPDDLDTLDDGDSPNDG